In Porites lutea chromosome 1, jaPorLute2.1, whole genome shotgun sequence, a single genomic region encodes these proteins:
- the LOC140929939 gene encoding uncharacterized protein: MREPFFQQGNTHQPFMGCADTGVDITGLQENRLITSNQTEQPREISTERIICAILHGNPQRSITVVYAPIECSSSSVQEDLHISFNEHLEQAKTHEIHLIVECQDALGMQNGAISNGQISASSEWDANHAAFQARLHFKANPGKAGSWSAKHNNLDQWLQIDLGSKHTKVTGLATQGRNGPYRQWVTKYKVQYSDDGVNFHDYSEKAQGGIKEFDGNADEDTVVYHELRNAIRARYIRIRPTAWHIHISMRVEVYGCREAFPITGGKNKPGAPDCELDLCLVLDKTKSVGRENYNTMLEAVRTLISKFNVGPRKTRFSIVTYDKKAQVRVNFKETVKQNKNALNNLLDSMKAQDRLGNPTRTDLALETVSNEVFTTANGDRPNAPNVMIVFTDGATHKSSKPYSEVLPPLVAKGVHRIAVGIGKKIKSDELETIAGSPDRVVTAKSFDKLKKELDEIREKSCRIDGGYTEWSKWSKCSATCGGGVRSRTRTCTNPSPKNGGKTCLEQDLGPAKETEKCNTDPCGIDGGYSEWSSWSKCSASCGGGVSWSHRTCTSPRPSGDGKTCKEQSLGPDKKSKECNTQKCGVDGGYSEWSSWSKCSATCGGGVSWSHRTCTKPSPSGDGKTCKEQNLGPEKKSKECNTQKCGVDGHWSPWSSPGPCDKTCGGGVQVRKRTCTNPPPSGNGKKCEGTSTKTESCNTQECPPPPPRPCREHLDVGVIIDSSNSIKPYDYAKARRFLQSLARRLQVSEAGSHMAMILYSWEAHTYHRFTDPQNINNLLQKIGNLPHIQGGTRTDRALELAAEDFFGWQETGDRPDVPNVLLVLTDGNTNEGSKPFSQVLTPLEAAGVRRIAIGIGNEINKGELVQIAGNQQDAIQVNSYGDLIKKLEDIMKLACKDQVLGSCGAWGPWGTCSKTCGSGFKVRRRQCPRNSLHLKEQKLSCNTNLCPGQAPCKDSRADCPSLAAAGKCWKQAIGHKFHQTFTLWNQCKKSCRRCNVDTKCQDNDPYQCPWLAAQNRRWCQRMKSKKL, translated from the exons ATGCGAGAACCCTTCTTCCAACAAGGAAATACCCATCAACCATTCATGGGCTGTGCAGATACTGGTGTTGACATAACAGGATTACAAGAAAACAGGCTCATCACCTCCAACCAAACAGAACAACCAAGAGAGATAAGCACCGAGAGAATCATCTGTGCAATATTACATGGAAATCCTCAACGAAGCATCACCGTTGTGTATGCGCCTATTGAATGTTCATCTTCTTCAGTACAAGAGGACTTACATATATCCTTCAATGAACATCTTGAACAAGCAAAGACACATGAGATCCATCTCATTGTTG AATGTCAGGATGCTCTGGGCATGCAAAACGGTGCCATCTCAAATGGACAAATTAGTGCTTCTTCGGAGTGGGATGCCAATCATGCTGCCTTCCAGGCAAGACTCCACTTTAAAGCAAATCCCGGCAAGGCAGGATCATGGTCAGCTAAACACAATAACCTGGAccagtggctgcagattgatttgggtaGTAAGCACACCAAGGTAACCGGCCTAGCAACTCAAGGCAGAAATGGCCCATACCGCCAGTGGGTAACTAAATacaaagtgcagtacagtgACGACGGTGTCAACTTTCACGACTACTCGGAAAAAGCGCAGGGAGGAATCAAG GAGTTTGATGGAAACGCTGACGAGGATACTGTGGTCTACCACGAGCTCAGAAATGCAATCAGAGCGCGCTACATCCGTATTCGACCAACAGCCTGGCACATtcacatatccatgagggtTGAAGTCTATGGTTGTAGAGAAGCCTTCCCGATCACGGGAGGTAAAAACAAGCCAG GTGCCCCTGACTGCGAGCTGGATTTATGTCTCGTTCTCGACAAAACGAAGAGCGTAGGAAGGGAAAATTATAACACCATGTTGGAAGCAGTTCGTACACTTATATCCAAGTTCAATGTTGGCCCCAGGAAAACACGTTTTTCAATAGTCACTTATGATAAGAAAGCCCAGGTTCGGGTCAACTTTAAGGAAAccgtaaaacaaaacaagaatgcTTTAAACAACCTTTTGGACTCGATGAAGGCTCAAGACAGGTTAGGTAATCCAACCCGTACTGATTTGGCACTGGAGACGGTCAGTAACGAAGTATTTACTACCGCAAACGGAGACAGACCCAATGCTCCTAATGTAATGATTGTGTTTACTGACGGTGCAACGCACAAAAGTTCTAAGCCTTACAGCGAGGTTCTTCCCCCACTGGTG GCTAAGGGCGTCCATCGTATTGCTGTTGGAATCGGGAAAAAGATTAAATCAGACGAACTTGAGACTATTGCAGGGAGCCCTGATCGTGTGGTAACGGCTAAAAGTTTTGATAAGCTTAAAAAAGAGCTGGACGAAATACGTGAAAAAAGTTGTC GAATTGACGGCGGTTATACTGAATGGAGTAAATGGTCAAAATGTTCTGCTACCTGCGGCGGAGGTGTGAGATCGCGTACTAGGACATGTACTAATCCGTCTCCGAAAAACGGCGGAAAAACTTGCTTAGAGCAAGACCTTGGGCCTGCTAAGGAGACAGAGAAGTGCAACACTGATCCATGCG GTATCGATGGAGGATATTCTGAGTGGAGTAGTTGGTCGAAATGTTCAGCTTCTTGTGGGGGTGGTGTAAGTTGGAGCCACAGAACATGCACCAGCCCACGACCAAGCGGAGACGGAAAAACATGCAAGGAACAGAGCCTTGGACCTGATAAGAAGTCAAAAGAATGCAACACTCAGAAATGCG GTGTCGATGGAGGATATTCTGAGTGGAGTAGTTGGTCGAAATGTTCCGCTACTTGTGGGGGTGGAGTTAGTTGGAGTCACAGAACGTGTACCAAGCCATCACCAAGCGGGGACGGAAAAACGTGCAAGGAACAAAACCTTGGACCTGAGAAGAAGTCAAAAGAATGCAACACTCAGAAATGCG GTGTAGATGGCCACTGGTCTCCATGGAGTAGTCCCGGACCCTGTGATAAGACTTGTGGAGGCGGTGTGCAAGTAAGAAAGAGAACCTGTACAAATCCACCACCTTCTGGTAACGGCAAGAAATGTGAAGGAACAAGCACAAAAACGGAGAGCTGTAACACACAAGAAT GTCCTCCTCCCCCACCCCGTCCCTGTAGGGAACATTTAGATGTTGGAGTGATTATAGACTCGTCAAATAGTATCAAACCATATGATTATGCAAAGGCTCGCCGTTTCCTACAAAGCCTTGCTCGCAGACTGCAGGTATCAGAGGCTGGTTCACACATGGCCATGATTTTATACAGCTGGGAGGCGCATACCTATCACAG ATTTACTGATCCTCAAAATATCAACAACCTGTTGCAAAAGATTGGCAACCTACCGCATATTCAGGGTGGAACACGAACTGACAGGGCCCTGGAACTAGCAGCAGAAGACTTCTTTGGTTGGCAGGAGACTGGGGACAGACCGGACGTACCGAACGTGTTGCTTGTGCTGACTGATGGGAACACAAATGAAGGCAGTAAACCATTTTCTCAAGTTCTAACTCCATtagag GCTGCAGGAGTAAGGAGAATAGCCATTGGGATTGGAAATGAGATCAATAAAGGTGAACTTGTACAAATTGCTGGTAACCAACAGGATGCCATTCAAGTAAATTCGTACGGTGACTTAATCAAAAAACTGGAAGATATCATGAAACTGGCATGTAAGGATCAAGTTCTAG gATCCTGCGGTGCCTGGGGTCCCTGGGGAACTTGCAGTAAGACCTGTGGATCTGGATTCAAGGTTCGCAGAAGACAATGTCCGAGAAACAGTCTACacttaaaagaacaaaaattaagcTGCAATACAAATCTGTGCCCAGGACAAG CACCCTGCAAAGACAGTCGTGCAGACTGTCCGTCCCTTGCGGCGGCCGGAAAGTGTTGGAAACAAGCCATAGGGCATAAGTTCCATCAAACGTTCACCCTGTGGAATCAATGCAAGAAAAGTTGTCGCAGATGTAACG tgGATACTAAATGCCAGGATAATGATCCATATCAATGTCCTTGGCTGGCTGCTCAAAACCGACGCTGGTGTCAACGCATGAAAAGTAAGAAACTGTGA
- the LOC140929946 gene encoding matrix metalloproteinase-9-like — protein sequence MFFWWFFTLFSLYLAHRYQVTASCTQKTTSGQCCSIPFSYKGVTYNSCTSADYSVPWCSLDPVYKGPFGICALPVTTTSPTVCAQKTTSGKCCSIPFKYRVVTYSSCTNADHNGPWCSLDPVYKGGWGDCPLPVTTPSPTVCPQTTSGKCCSIQFKFKAVTYNSCTNVGHNRPWCSLDPVYKGNWGNCGSEPDGPHLSEVHSGTGLENKGTIHCRLPGPLFDS from the exons ATGTTTTTCTGGTGGTTTTTCACACTCTTTTCACTGTATCTTGCACACCGCTATCAAG TCACCGCATCGTGCACTCAGAAAACTACCTCAGGCCAATGTTGCAGTATTCCTTTCAGTTACAAGGGAGTGACCTACAATTCTTGCACTTCTGCTGATTATAGCGTACCCTGGTGTTCCTTGGATCCTGTGTATAAAGGACCATTTGGCATCTGTG CGTTACCAGTCACCACAACGTCACCAACTGTTTGCGCTCAGAAGACAACATCGGGCAAATGTTGCAGTATTCCATTCAAATACAGGGTAGTGACCTACAGTTCTTGCACTAATGCTGATCATAACGGACCCTGGTGCTCCTTGGATCCTGTGTATAAGGGGGGATGGGGCGACTGCC CGTTACCAGTCACCACACCGTCACCAACTGTTTGCCCTCAGACAACATCAGGCAAGTGTTGCAGTATTCAATTTAAATTCAAGGCAGTGACCTACAATTCTTGCACTAATGTTGGTCACAACAGACCCTGGTGTTCCTTGGATCCTGTGTATAAAGGAAATTGGGGCAACTGCG GTTCGGAACCTGACGGCCCACATTTGTCAGAAGTACATAGTGGAACAGGACTTGAAAATAAGGGAACAATTCact GCCGTCTTCCAGGCCCCCTTTTTGATTCTTAA